The following coding sequences are from one Candidatus Cloacimonadaceae bacterium window:
- a CDS encoding ABC transporter ATP-binding protein has product MAECRLISTQKLTKTYQMGEIHVHALRGIDTCIDHGEFIAIMGASGSGKTTFMNLLGCLDKPSTGNYQLDGIDVHSMDDTALTKIRNEKIGYVFQSFYLLPRTTALENVELPLLYTHDLSLRQRHEKSLEALKTVGLSDRSRHFPNQLSGGQQQRVAIARAIVNDPVFVLADEPTGNLDSRTSIEIMAVFQQLHRLGKTIILVTHEHDISGYADRLITFRDGCIVEDIPNTQKRDAIADLKKLPILDAEE; this is encoded by the coding sequence ATGGGCGAAATCCACGTGCATGCCTTGCGCGGGATCGATACTTGCATCGACCACGGCGAATTCATTGCCATCATGGGCGCCAGCGGTTCTGGTAAGACCACATTTATGAATCTTTTGGGCTGTTTGGACAAACCCTCCACCGGCAACTATCAGCTTGACGGAATAGACGTTCACAGCATGGACGACACCGCTCTCACAAAGATTCGAAACGAAAAGATCGGCTATGTGTTTCAGTCCTTTTATCTTCTACCACGTACGACGGCATTGGAAAACGTGGAACTCCCGCTACTGTACACTCATGACCTGAGCCTGCGCCAACGGCACGAAAAATCTCTTGAAGCTTTGAAAACCGTAGGCTTGTCAGATAGGTCAAGACACTTTCCCAATCAGCTTTCCGGCGGGCAGCAACAACGCGTCGCCATCGCCCGCGCCATCGTCAACGACCCCGTCTTCGTATTGGCAGACGAACCCACCGGCAATCTCGACTCCCGCACCAGCATCGAAATCATGGCCGTCTTTCAACAGTTGCACCGCCTCGGCAAGACTATCATCCTGGTCACTCACGAACATGACATCTCCGGATATGCCGATCGCCTGATCACTTTCCGTGACGGATGCATCGTCGAAGACATACCAAATACCCAGAAACGGGACGCCATTGCCGATCTGAAAAAACTACCCATCCTGGACGCCGAGGAGTAA